From the Acomys russatus chromosome 8, mAcoRus1.1, whole genome shotgun sequence genome, the window ctctctctctctctctctctctctctctctctctctctctctctctctctctgtcttctttacaaaaaaaacaaaaggagttaTCTGTGAGGAGATAGTTAAGAGACACTGTAGGAAACCTGTTCTATATCACCTTTTACTTACTATGTTTAACATACATTGTTGATTCTTGCCTGGGTTGGTTACAATAGTGGCTTCAAAATGTTGACCTTAAAATGCATTTGACTATATACTAAAAGGGTCTATGGGTCACTATTTCTCCAGTTTACTATAGTATGTTACTgccactatttatttttatgttcaagtTGACAGTGTCTTCCCGTCAAGTGTGTTCTTTTACAGAAAATTACTCTGTGAACCTTCTTACTTTCTGCTCAAGGTCAGCTTATACCTTCCATTTCTCTGGAACCAACCACGTCAAAGAGCCTAGGTTTCTAATAAAGAGTGGGATTGAGGCTGGGCATGCTGATTtgtgcctttaataccagcccaTAGAAGGCTGAGATaggtagatctccatgagttcaaggtcagcctggtccaggatagccagggctatgtagagagaccttatctttaaaaaacaaaaccaaagaataaaattgaaaaaccAAATTCAGCTCTGGCGGCACTTGTCAGACTAAATCCCCTTGCTTGCAGGTCTTCTCAGCCAGCATAGTAGGAAAGAATAGTCACCTCCTATGGATCTGTGTCTGATTCTGAATTCACTTGCTGCCTCTTAACCAACCCCTCACCCCACAGTTTTTTAGTCTTCTGTCACATCTTATCCCTCCATGAGAACCTTGGTTCCCAGTACAGTTCCCCAACATCACAATACATAAAAACAGTTTTTAGAATTGCTGCACTCATTCCACTGTGGACAAGCAGAATACTTCATACTTACTAGTCATCTTTTAGGCTGTAGAGTGGCCGAAGAacttcattcagaaaaaaaaaaaaaaaaaaaactgtgtcaaTAGGGTGAGttgtgcttttcttccttttgctgtGGCCAGGTTTCATCTGAAACACGAGCTCactcttttctgtttggttttaattttgttatcCCCCACCACTTGGCTGCGTTTAGTTAGTCTCACAGTTCTGAACGTGGACAACGGCAGCATTGTTCTAAAACTCAGAACTATACCGATGGTTTTGAGGAACAGactcttgtttcttgtttgtgcCTTGAATTGTCTCTGAACCACTGCTAGGCATACCCACCTCCAGTGGGATTTTCTGGGCTTCCAGTGCCTCCTTTATGGGCCACTTGACTACAGCCCTTACCACGTGCTTTCATTTTGCCCACACAAGCAAGTGAATGGAACTTCCACCAAGGAAAGTATGCCTGAGCCAGGGGCCCTTCAGTGAGAGCGTGGTATGGCTGGCACTCAGATCTGCTTCGGCTGattccacagctgctgtgaattaGAAAAGACAGCTGCACCACGCAGCTTTTgaaagcctttgatcccagcacttggaaggcagaggcaggcagatctctgtgaatttgaggtcaccctggtctacagagctagttccaggacaggtaaggctacatggagaaactctctcttgaaaaaacaaaagaaaaaaggaaagaaaggaaggaaggaagaaggaaagacacCTGCTTTGTGTTAACACAGCTATCAAATAGGATGCTGTGTTGTGCCCAGATCAAGTAAcctccaaaaagaccaccaggactcaatactgatgcaatacacacagggtaCTTTATTATGGGCTCAAGCTTggaccacaatccttcctgacgcaAGAGGGTAGGAGAGTAGCACTGaacttcaagggtaatgggtctATAAAAGGAAAAACTGTAAGTTGGGGGGTGTATCACAGGAATGTTGCCTTTTAgacaggttgggtggaggctgaatCCCAAGGGGAAATTGTGGATCACAGGAATGCTGACCTTTAGGACGATTTGGTGGAGGCTAAATCACAAGGGGAAGTTATTtgtatctcagaggaacattgggtgCTGATTCTATCTAATCTCctgggtggagtttctggagactgatAGCAAGGGCAGGTTACGGCAGTATGAGGTCATTCCTGGAATGCAGAAAGAAGTAAGTGTCACCTAGATGACAAGTTCGCACAGAATATACAGACCGTgccattagttacagaacatacagaacacAGCATTAGTTTGGTCCTTGCATTCCCCCCTCTGACAGGTTCATTGAAGGTCCAACCATGGGTCTTCCTGAAGCTTAGTCCTCTTGAGTCAGCCTGTAGTAGGACCAGGTACTGTGCCCTTATGACCATTAGCTGGATGGTGCTCAATCTTTGCTTGATGTAAGCGGGGCATAAAGTATGACTTGTTTAAACAGAACTAAAAGCCTATTTTCTTGTAGCCATTTGTACCTCATGCCAGAGAGgtgcccttgacttagcatttcagcctataaagtgggaaaaTGGGTGAGGTCGTTCTCTTCTGTAACTTCTTCCCGCTGACATTAGAGGCGCTGTTATCAGGGCCTGGAAAGGCTGAAAAACTAGTCATGGCCTAGGTAATGGGGCATTTATCAAAAGCATttgtttagctgatccagttgaagagacaggggcctggtttacatcagcttccagcaggtccagatcTCAGCAACTCAGCAGCAGATAGAGTCTGTTAGACAGGTAAAactctgctgagacaaatacagactagggacacaagttaaaattgtgtctataagacagctggagtAGGCTTATACCTTTGAAACCCAGTAAAAGcatgagcattctttttttttagttcagaagacttgatatacagatCAGACAGACTCATGTTGAGCAGGATGAGAAGCACCCTTAAGtctataatcaaaatacaaacaacaggaaattaaaatcttgagtgtgggactgattaataagcagccagtactccACCAGCTTATTATAACTCTATTGATcttgttctttttaataattttaaatctgCAACTTGCATCTATATACCTTAAAACTCCTCTTGAGATACTTTTataacttgcacttaccaacatttaaacactttcttagaccctcaaatatttcatttataacttgcatttatcaaccctTAAACACTTTCTCAGACCCTCAAATACTTTAGATCCACATAACTTAAACATTCATATTCTCAGACCTTTTATGGACTACACCTTTTTCTATCCAGTTATTCACCAAGAGACACAGGCCATTGAATATTGAGTGTGGTCATCCAAATGAAGGATTAATAATAAATTACACTGAAAACTGTTTTACCACttaacatgaagcctgtgagcaaggcaagccTGTTTGCCTTTTCAAATAAGAGAAGAGACAtagtacctagtagttttaactagctaattaATTGACTAATGTACTAACAGGGTGCCGGTAGCCACACCCAGGGAGCCAGGAGTAGAGACCACGCAACTTGCTTGACAAGGATCCGAGCTTGAGGGTCTCCTCCAGATGAACCTGAATGGACAGGAGCTGAACCACCTGACGAAAACCTGATACCTCCTGACCCCTGAGTTCATCAGTTGTTACTTTGCCACCTGTTACCTTTCATAATGGTTGCTTTCATTATGCTTTCTTATCTCCTTGTCTTGATGGACTCCCCTTCCCCTGTTCTTGGTTCCCCAAAAATCACTGAGCACTTTCTGTTACATGTTCTGCCAAAACCAAGTAATAATACCTGACCAGAAACTCATGCTTAAGTTGATAAGGATGTCTCTGATGAGGAAACAACATTAATTTAGGAAAAAGGTAAAAATTGTTCCTTACTACATTTTTCAGTGGTTTATGATTTACAAATGGCATATGAAAAGCACTGgggcattgaggaaagaaatttcTAGGGTTGAATCTTTGATTAGGCAAAAGCGGGAAAAAAACACTTATGAGTTGGAACTTTTAAGAAAAAGCTTGGGTGGATTCTGAGGAAGGCATAACCAAGAGTGGAATGGTGGGCAAAGCAGCTTGGGTTACTGATCCGACTTTTATGGAAAGATTAGCTGCCACAGATAACAGAACTTGGAATTGtcatactaaaaaagaaaataattaggaTACTAAAAGAATATATTAGAGCATTAAGGATGCAGCTACGTTTTGCTATACTCAAGGATTCTATGAAAGGTGTCTAGCTAGGCATCAAGCTGAGCTTGAAAGATTAACCACAAGGTAAAGCAATGTCTAGTATTTCTAAACAAAAATAGGCTAAGAATACTAAAGTCTAGTCGCAAATGTGTAGTTGAAACCGCAAAAGCTGTGCCCTTCAGCCAAACCCAAAACTGGCTGAAGAGTTCAAACACGGAAGCTAGTGAGAATTAAAATGATGTGCTTGCTTTAGGTGTTAGTGGAACATAGACATGGgacttgcttctgtttcctgaaatTTAGATAAGGTTGAAATCCTGTAGAGTTTTATGCAATTATCATGTGAAATAACTAACTTTATTtccttaaaagtttttttttttacttgtaggtttctaggaccctctggatccttctagttccccattctcccataattctctcacctcgagtcccaataggatggcctcacatctatctcaatctcctggtaagtgaagactttcatgggacatgcctcttggcctagtatccaattacaagtgagtatttgagatgtaatctgaataaattaattaaataaaaaaaaactttttacttTAATTCcctataaaactaaataaagaactgAGGTTTGTGTTCTATGCTTGCTTGTATGCCTGCTTGCTGGCAGCTACCAAGAACACTGACTGTCACTTTGCATCAATCGTCTGACTCAAGAGTTGATTTTACACCACTCCCATGCATCCCTGCTTCAAGGACCCTCACAACATCTAGAAGTGCTAGGGCTGGTCCCCTGCAACAGTGGAtctaattgtcctctagctgtcAAGTTACCATTAGCCTAGCCATCAATGTGagcagagacctgagaaggataaattgtaacctagatgATCTTATGTATCAATTAAAGTGACAGAGATGAATAGCCATGTCCTGATACATAGACAGTTGTCCCAGGTGTCTCCTGTAGTAACATGGCACCATGGTCAGAGACAGTTTGGCACTCAgtcacagaggcacagaagacaataggctgtttctgtggaaggagaacatgAAAGAGATTGACCTAACCTTGTATTCAGCAACGTGAGACAATAACTCTCCAGGTacccagtttgtccacagttaggCTAAACCATAGCAGAGGGTGAGATGCTGTGAGTAGTTTTGCTTAGGTCAGTATACCAAGATCCAGGTTTAAAGCCATCTGCCATGCCAAATCTTTTCAGAGCCCTTTGGGAGTTACTAGTAGGATGTAGGATtctctgtcataattagtttaaatatatttaatgccatattcagcagatctctgactaTCTTGGGGGTCAGCATATCTGTGCTCAATCCTTCTCTGTCTTAAGCTTTCTGCTCTAAACTATatcttacaaacataaaacacaaTGTTATAATCTATAATCTGTAGATAAGTGTTAGAGGACCAGATCTgtctaattttagtatatctgaattCCTTGTTTCTATCTATATGTTGGCTGATTAATTTAGAAAACACCCATGATTAACTGAACTGGTACCTAACAAAACTTTAAGCTTTAATTATCCTAaagtttgtgatagtagcttttAAAAGGACTGGAACTGCACATAGCATTTTTAAGAATAGGCACAATAccttaaaagagttgatacatagtatgctgtaatcaaaatataaccttaattttttaCCAATATACAAGGATTTGAATGACCAAAAACTATCCAATCCTACCTtgggaatggggcatcattctcttataATTGTTTCATTAACTATCAGGCAATTGGTTCACTGATATAGGTGATCATCAACAGCATCAGTTATtagtaaaactttaaatatatttctgaactagtattaaagcaaaacttttaatcacaaaATGGCTGCTAGTcatgtgactgcccttagccaagatggcAGGGAGGCTTTGGCCCCGCCCTTTTTATCACAGACTCAACATGGCGGCCAGCCACATGCTGTTAGAAGCTGTGTCAGCCTATTTGAAAACATagccatattaaaaaaataaggccaAACATATTCCCAAGGCAGAGATTTTTACCTTTTTAAGAATGAAGGTAAAGcataataaccataaatttagGAGCCAAAACCCAAATTTCAACAGTGTAAATAACTGAATATCTCTAAAAATTAATATATCTTAACTTCAAAGTATCTTTTAGAATTACTCATTTCTAAAGTCTGCAATACAGCAGTCTGTTTATCTGAATCAACATTTACAATAAGCAGAGAGCTCATGGGGACTAAGAGGCTCTAAAATTGTTGCCTTATGCCACATGGTTATCTCAAGATGGTTGAGTCACATGGCAGGCTGCAAACCATGTGGTCCACACAGTTGCTATCTAAAACATCTGTGttacaaacatatatgcatacatatttgttttaaacaagagtttgaacttaaattttaaacatcatagccaataagcaaattataaatcctTAGATAAGAGTTCATAGTATAATCTTAAGCTATATAGCCTGGATGTGATGCCTTAAtaccttattaaagaaacattgttttatatCCTATCTTTTATAAGTCTAGTTTTAAATACAGGACAAGAATTACATACAAGGTCTCCTGTAAGTAGGTctgcggcggcggcagcggcagggCCTGCGGCGTGGAGCCGAGGCGTGACAGTTGCCAAGAGCAAGTCAAAAACCATTCTGGTGAAACTGGTGAGCCAAGCCGGCACAGGTTTCTCCTTCAACCACAAGAGAAGCCGACTCCGAGAGAAGCTGAGCCTTCTGCACTATGATCCAATAGTGAACAAAAAAGTTCTCTTCgtggaacagaaaaaaatacgCTCCCTCTGAGCAGTGGATTGAAAATGAATTTGACTCATAAATGAGAAGACCAAGGGTGAGACACCGATTCAGAACTCGGAGGTGTGCACTGAAGACAAAACCACAGCATGGCCTCCAGTGAGGCGAAGGCGGATGTGAAGGAGCAGTGTGGAGAAAGAAAGTTTTCTACAGAGACCAGATGTTTCTCTCTGGATGCCTTATAggccttaataaaaaaaaaaaaaagaaagaaaggaaaaaaaaaaaaaaagaattacatacaaaccttaatttaaaagtacatttggAGACCGGTTGAATTATGCCACTTGCTGCTTAATGGCTCCAACTCTAAATTACAAGTTTAAATTAACCTTTTTGTTACAAATGTTAAAGATTTTTAACCATCTGCAATAACTGGTAATTTATAAACAAGGTGTACAGAACAGAATAAATTTATAACTTAAATAAAAGCAAGTTGAATCAAACGTATAGTGGCCACATACATTAATAAATTTGATAGATGGACAAAGCTATTTTACTTTCTCTAGATGTTATTTCAAAGGAAAAGTACCTTGTCACCTGTTGAGCCCAATTGATACAGGCAGGAGCTAGGGCTTTCCAGCAGTGTCCCGGATCAAGTGACCAGTGTACCACGCTTGGGGTGCGGGAAGGGGGCAGGCTTGCATCCAGACTGCAAGCTGGAAAAAGCTTTCAGCAAGGCCGAACAGCAGTCGCCCAAAAGCCCTGCAGTTCCTGTGTCCCCCTGGTGCTTGTTCAGCGGAAGTGGTGGggcattttaaaagacagttatTAGGCAGACCTTGGCAaccctgcttcctcccctccccaaatgctgCACACTCAAGCCTTAGGGAGCCCAAGCAGGTGGGGAGCGGGGAGTGCCACTGCTGGCTGAGCGCTCGTACCGGCTAGGATCCAATAGCCCCATGTTTGTGGTGGGTGTCCCCGGAAGGCCTTCCATGCTTGGGAGAGGCCCCTCCACGCAGAAGTCAGTAGCAGGAAGTGGAAGGTACCAGGCCGAAACCACCATGCTTTCAGCAGGTAGTGGAAAACATTGGCCAGAGTGGCATCTGAGACCTAGCCCATTTCTAGAACTGAGAtgttacaagcaaacagaaacacaaaagggctacacaaacaaaaatgtaccagtacagtgaaagaaaagaaccaaaatgCAGAACGGTGGACTGTCCCAAGAGCCAGCAGGCTCCGTGATGTTCTGTCAGAAACCAAACTCGAAGGAGCCTATCCTATAACTGGGCTCTGCTTAAACCAGAAAACCGGACCTGGTCTGGATGTCCTTCTTACTTACAAGAGTCacacaaagacaacaacaacaaaaaaaagacaacagagcacaaaccaacaaaatcagactTTCTGGTCTACACAGGTATTGAGACATTGGCACTTGCCACACCACGGGAGTGACACGCTTCATCTCGCAAATTTGAGGTTGTCTgtcccatccttccatccatcaaAGTCTCAATCAATACTGTACATACACAAAACAGTCattagacacacagacaaacacattcGGCTTGCTGATTTGAGACAAAATGAAAGTACCGGCTTGGCCACCCAGTAGAGCATTCAAGTCCTCCTGATGAGGCTCTAAGTCCTCCTGATGAGGCTCTAAGTCCTCCTGATGGGGTCTGGAACATCTTGCAGACTCCCACAGCAGTGACTATACAGTGCATCTGCTAAGTCACTCCTGGCTGCCACAGGAATGGAAGTCCTGGGatgcctgaaaacaaaacaaaagtagcaGACAGCCAtggcacagacacaaacacacttacCAGCCAGTAAGTCCCCTGGCAAGCCCCCAAATGTGCCCAGATCAAgagacccccaaaaaagaccaccaggactcgataccgatgcaatacacacagggtcctTTATTATGGCTCAAGCtcagatcacaatccttcctgaggCAACAGGATAGGAAAACGGTGCCAAGCTTCAAGGataatgggtttataaagggaaaaaccGTAAGCAGGAGgaggggttgtgggtcacaggaatgttgacctttaggcaggttgggtggaggctgaatCATGAGGGGAAGTGTttcatctcagaggaacattgggtgTTGATTATATCTAATTGCCCTGGTGGAggttctggagactgctggcaggtgcagtGTGAGGTCATTCCCGGAATGCAGGAAGAAGTAAGTGTCACCTAGatgacaagttctcacagaacatacagaccatggcattagttacagaacacaCAGAACATGGCAGAACATTGGTCCTTGCAGCTGAGGCCTTTGATACAACCTTGCCCCTCACCATCCCATGTGATCACCCTGGATTGCTGGCAGCCAGAGCCTTTCTGCCTCTGCAGGTGTGCACAGTACTGAATACGTAGAGGTTCAGCAATAAAGCTGCCAACTGAGCGAGCCCTATGGGAACCAACCAGCACCTCTGTGTGGAGAAGGCCACCTGTAGGAAAGCCACACCTTATGGGTGGGACTGTAAAACTGCTGGTGAACCACACCGTGAAAAGCCTAGACAGGAACAAAGTGCTGGGTGGCTCCTTATAAAGACACAGAGCCTAATTAGAGCCTATTCTCTCTGTTGCCTCTAATTCATAGGCAGGGTGTCTGCCAGCCCTGAAACCCAGGTAGGCAGCACATTATTCTCCAGGTTCCGAAGGGGTGGGGCACTCTGTTCGCAGGATATAAAAGGGCAATCAGCGGGAACACCTGCCATCACCTAGCCGGTTCTATTGGGAACACCAGGACAGGATCCCTCTGGTTCTCGTCTACACACAGGTGACTTGTGTGAGTTGGTTCCCAGCCTAAGCAACCCGGGTCCTCAGGAAAGCCTGGGTGTGAGAGCTGCAAGGCCGAGCCCCGCCTTGAGTGCTACATCTCTGGGAAGACATCTCTTTTCTTAGATCGACAGGACCGTGGGTATGTGCTGTTGGCGGATAGCCTCCTTGCCTGCTTCTTACTGTTTAGAGTCTTTTTGGTGATGTACAGAGGTCAACCTCATAGCCAAGCACTGTTCTCCAACCCTCACAAACAGCCCACATACTAATGTGGTGTGAGAAACTCTTCCTGGCTTCCCGTTGGCGAGTACAGAACTGGAACTAACCTAGCGCCAGCTTGGGCCCAGTGTCTGTACTCCACAACAAGGACTTTTACAAGAAATCCCACTTGCAATGTAGTAAGACTTTCCCCAGGAACATGGTTGACAGGGGGGGAAAAATGTGCTTTAAACAGTCAATTTTTTCCATATATTGCTAAAATGTGGTTAAAGTTTCATAGAGCTAGGTCCTAGGAGGAAGGACCTAAGACAGAATGCCAAGACGTGGCCTCAAGCTACTGGGTGGCTGGGTTTGGAGCAATAAAAACCACACTCTCTCAGGCatgtctttgctttcttcctgaaTCTTTCCACTTAACCTTTCTATTTAAAAGTCATATTAAAATTTCCCTATCAAATCCTGGCTGCTTCATGCTGACTTGCTCTGAAAGTCTTTTTGACTCCAAAGCCAAGGATCTGGTTTTATGTGAGGCAGGTAACTGCAGGTAGCAGAGTGGCCACCTCCAGGGACAATCCCTCATGCTGGGGTGTGCTTTTCAGTGATGTAGCTGCCTCTGAGTCACCCATACTTTAGCACTTCTCACCCATGCATAATAAGTTCAtggttcaccaagctagactTGGGTAAAATGGTTCCTTTGCGCTGTCCTCAATGTAGTTTCCAGGGTGAGTATATATTTGGTGACATCGACCCAGGAATACGCACACaagcaatggaagaaagaaatggatcaTGATGTCTGCAGGGAGATGActccaaaaggaaaacattataaTAAGCAAAGCAAGTCAGATTCACAAAGAcaaatatgagattttttttttcttttcaatgtggAATCTAGATTTAAgattgtgtgtacgtgtgtatttGCTATGCTTTTCCTAATCCATCTAGTTGCTGTGTAGAGGTTAGCTGTCGTTTTCTAGTCTCAGTGTTTACACTGGactttgagttatttatttggttggttggttggtagagACCAATTTATGTTGCTTTTCTTAAAGTAACCATTTCCGGTTTCGATGCCAGTTTTCTCATACTCTCCCATTTGGTAGCACGACCGAGACCCCACTTCTGAGGAACTGTGACCTTCAGATTTGGGTTTGTAAATCAATTTCCTACTAACAACTtgtttacttaaaaagaaaaagacatacaGTGGGCGCTGCGCCTTATTTACGCAGTCCGTCCTGTGCTGCTGTCCGGAACTCTGGGAGTTCCAGGGCCCACTGGGGACAGccttcctgctgtatgtattACACAGCAGtggaaggcagaaagaggaaCTCTGCATAACATACACCCTCAAGGGACACGAACAGAGCCCTTGGGTCTTAATCTCCTCTCTGAAGGTGCCACCTCTCCACCGGTTTCATAAGTGATTACATGTCGCACACCTGAgctttgttgggggggggggcggcttcAAACCACGTCAGTGTTCCTACCTCTCGGTTCCGGGACAGCCTAACTCCATTCCTGGCATGGTGCGGTTGCCCAATAAGAGCTCCTGAGTGACAGGTCGCTAGATTATGCAACATCTAGCAATTTCCCAGCCGCTGCCCTAGCCTTCTGCGCGGAGGGTTTCTGATACAGGCTTGTGATTAGCACATTTGAAAGAGTAGACAGCCTGGCTTACAGCAGGTAAGTGGCTTCCCTGACTTCAGTTCGTTGGTGAGTGAAAAAGTAGTTCAGGCAGTGTTCTTACCATCAGtgtgatggggaaaaaaaaaaaaaaaacacctttacatttctttgtttgtttgtttacttttgtgcacggggatggggtggggtacATGGGCCATGGTGcacatgcggaggtcagaggacaactttcagaagtcagttctctttcatCATGAggttcccaggaactgaactcaggtcatgaggctgggcaagcaagcatctttactggctaagccatctccctagccttgATGAAAAAACTCTAAAAGGAAAAGCTTCTATGCTGGCTCTCTCATTGCTTCCTTCAGGATTGTTTTTACCCTGTTTTTCTCACTTGGTTGGACTTGCTAAGTTATCTACAAAGGTAGTTTTCAGTGCGTGTCTGTACCACTCACTGAGCAAATGAGGTTACTTAGTTGTCTATGAGGGGCTATCAAAGGAGGGGGGAATCTGTTTTCTGTTCAGTGATGATGCAATTA encodes:
- the LOC127193241 gene encoding 39S ribosomal protein L33, mitochondrial, which gives rise to MVRDSLALSHRGTEDNRLFLWKENMKEIDLTLYSATSAAAAAAGPAAWSRGVTVAKSKSKTILVKLVSQAGTGFSFNHKRSRLREKLSLLHYDPIVNKKVLFVEQKKIRSL